A stretch of the Rosa rugosa chromosome 5, drRosRugo1.1, whole genome shotgun sequence genome encodes the following:
- the LOC133710260 gene encoding uncharacterized protein LOC133710260 has protein sequence MAAWYSPAFRWLEELDFSLPSAGSFRWPGVFDFSYFTSGWNLNLSSFRIWFDFSIVDDVLWTLVTVVESLVLAAMLCFFFLFCGCTL, from the coding sequence ATGGCGGCGTGGTACTCCCCAGCTTTCCGGTGGCTGGAGGAGTTAGATTTCTCGTTGCCATCAGCTGGAAGTTTCAGGTGGCCGGGAGTGTTTGATTTCTCCTACTTTACTTCGGGGTGGAACTTGAACTTGTCGAGCTTCAGGATATGGTTCGATTTTTCTATAGTTGATGATGTGCTGTGGACCTTGGTGACTGTGGTGGAGTCCTTGGTTTTGGCTGCCATGCtctgcttcttctttctcttctgtgGTTGTACCCTCTGA
- the LOC133709862 gene encoding uncharacterized protein LOC133709862, with the protein MIVKRDIRAAYRRLYLYKNQVAKRRISITLQFYSQPPATGSKTAKILCVAVVFLAEGFITSNNNHKKGNDVLLALMKQLCDTNEIHASSVLKIRYAEMESIRVYLLLSLLQ; encoded by the exons ATGATAGTGAAAAGAGACATTAGAGCTGCTTACAGAAGGTTATACTTATATAAGAATCAAGTTGCTAAACG gCGGATCTCAATTACACTTCAGTTCTATAGTCAACCCCCCGCAACTGGCTCAAAGACAG CGAAAATTCTCTGTGTGGCTGTTGTCTTTCTAGCAGAAGGTTTTATTACTTCaaacaacaatcataaaaaag GCAATGATGTACTTTTGGCGCTGATGAAGCAGTTATGCGACACCAATGAAATTCATGCATCATCAGTTTTGAAGATCCGATATGCAGAAATGGAATCCATAAGAGTATATCTCTTACTTTCTCTTCTCCAATGA